The genomic segment ggatGCTGAAAATTGcatgtggtcgcggccactaattATCCTTGGTCACGGCTTGGGGGAGAGGGGTGTTCATTGGTCGGATTTGTACTTTTCAACCCGTAAAccaccaaattaaaaaaaaattgaagttcaACCCGCCCAATCCAtcgaaatttttttaaaatttttttttctaaaaatatcatttttactaattttttttattattttctctatttttagtttgtatttgtaactaaaataattattactTTCAAATATAGggtcttttataaaaaaaaatttgaatttagttttatatatgtataattaataattaaataaatataaaattaaaaaaaataggcaAATCTTTAATTGGGCAGATTGTGTTACATTGGATGGGTtgccaaaaattttaacccgCCCAATATAATAATTGGGCGGTTTGAAATGGAGGTTGGATTTTTCGGGTTGCATTTTTTGTCGGTTTTTTCTGGTTGGTTTGGGCAGGTTGCAAAAAAATTTGCACACCCCTACTAGGGGACAAAGGCCAGTGGTCGCAACCATTGATACTCCAAtcacggccagtgaggctgataTCTAAAaacatttttcaattttttccaatttgaacaattctaacatcctaagtaactcccaaatctttattttaatttcataaacatccaattaaacattggtaacagccatgagtgTTAgttgaatttgaaattcaaatggtatctcaaactctataaataggagtttaatgctcacttgtaagacacgctattttctatccacaaagcacttgacCATAGAggtttgataattccagagagttatttccttgagagatcccttaggaggtgtttgttttgagtagttgagttgcaTTGGAAAGTGTAGAGGGACTTAGAATTGatgtaatattaaactcttgtgtacaaaagGATTCACTTTACCATTAAAATACATATGGGGttcacacaaattattaactttacccctttaaaatttgaaccaaacataagaagggatttagattctcattcccgcatttactttaccccataccaaacacctccttagtgcttagagaatagggggaaataagagcgtgtttggctccttaactaaaaaattgctttttatttttaaaagctaaaaactgttttttgaaaacaagttaaGGTGTTTGTCTTTGTTTtcataaaacaacttttaaaaacaaagttacaaaagaCATAAAATTTtcagaacaacaaaaagttgttttctattctcaaatttttttttctcacatcacatttttaattattattatctaacattatttattgtcacatcattttctctctcattagtttctctctcttcactcTCTCTCCTTACATTTTccctcttcactttctctctctcgctattttctctcttctcactttctattttttcattttctctttcatcattttcaatctctttattttctcttgcatcacttattatgtcatcattttctttttcatcacttactatatcttcactttctctctcatcacttaatatataCTCATTTTCTATCACATCATTTTTCTCTCTCGCCATTTCCTCTCTGATCACTTTTTCTCTACgcacttctctctcttcactttctttctcatcacattttctctcattttttcttagatcaatttctctcttctcaatttttatttcttcaaattttctctccttactttctcactccttatttttcatcattttttctttcaaattattttatctcattatttattacaaatctttaaaagatttttctctttgttaattttttatttaagatttaaaaaaaactaaaaaattatttttaaaaaacattaaccaaacacctattgtttttttaaaactataaaaactgttttctgttctcatttctgataacacagttttgaaaacaaaaaacagaaaataatGCCAAACAGAccataagtttttggacaaatgttttgaatcttgttcaagttggtaatcatcactactctacactttggttgtatgAGTGTGAGATTTTTATCTATTGTTCTTCTACCTCTTTTTACTTTTTGGTTCtatcttatatatttatttgtattgttatgttttgagttgtattatcAATATATCTATCATCCTctatttttatttacttgtattttttgcaatagaattgtaacacttatttatctATTATCTTGTTTATTGTAACATTTGTattagagttgtattttgattTCTCTATTCCCattaaaatatattctctaaatgtCTCCTTTTTGAGACTATGTTTTGTTTTACTGTCCCTATTGGAAACAGGGTCGACAAAAATAGTAAAATGGTAACATGAATTACATTCAATTCTTTAATGTAAATTAAGAAGTCCCTATTGTATTAAGAGTTTTCTCTCTTATCACTCAACCGAATTGTGTTTCTAGAGataattcttttctttttcttttggtcTCTTATCACTCAATCGAATTATATTCATTCTATTTAACTTTACAAGAGTCCTCCCTGATCCGGACTCAACCGACGAATCCTATAAGATTCCAAAATCTAAAACGTTAGCCTGTGTTAAATTTACGAGTGGCTGAACTCGATATGATCTTTACCATGTACAAAGAAACGTCAAATGGCCAGAGTGCGAAGcagaagaacaagaacaagaacaaataatATACTAAAAATAGTGTGGCTGTACAACTCAAACTAGAGATTCAATGTCTCAGACAAACATAAAACCGTTTTACTAAATACTATATTAAGAGACGATATTGTATGCGTCCCCCATACGATATGTTTCAACACTTCCAAGGGAAATATAAAGAAGATTTCAAGTAATTGTTCCCAGCATGAACCAAATATCTTTTTACTATATGATTACTAATTCATAGGATGGCACACTTACTTTCACCCCTTTTACGGAGCTCCTCCTGTGCAAGCTCGAGATGCTCTCTAAGCTTACGAATTTCCTCGTTGGAACTCTTCTGAGCTTGCTGCGCAAACTCTTCTGCCCTGAGTCTGGCGGCATGCTCTTCATACAATTGTTGTTCAAGCCTGGTAGTTGTCTCTTTCAACCTTGACTCGACCTGTTCAACCATTTCATTTTGAGTAAGATTAatctctgaaaaaaaaaaaagtgactcCCCAACAAATAATCCTACCTTTCTCATATTTAAACCAAACTATAAACCATAGCCCCGAGAAAAAAATACCATAGCTAAAGCAAGTAGTAAAAGTGAAACAGGACATCTTATCAGATAGACTGGGTGAACATATCAATCTTCATACCTAGAACTATGTACTCATGGGAATGTTCAAAAGTGTTATGCCCCTTACGTATCTAATTGTCTGAACTACCAGCAGAGGAGTTGcggatttttttatttttcactttAGTTAAAATGTTATAAAGTTCGAAAATGTCGAGATTTCTTCTAGCTTAGATGGATACTCATTTCACTTGCGCCAGCAATGCAAATGAAATGACTACTAAATATGGAAAAGGTTTTTCACTCCAAAGTGATAACCAATAAATCCTACTTTCAAATACTTATCCATCCCCCATTTGACGATTCTAAATATTTACCATCGCATTCTACAAACCCGCACCAGTAATTTCGTTTTAACAAGTTATAATAAATTGGGGTAAATGTGGCAAAAGTACCTAATATTTGGTGTTTGTGTTTGTACCcaatcgtttttttttttttttttgcgggaAAAGTACCAAAACTTAGTAAAACAGTAATTATGTTCATCTCCATCAATTCCACTCTGCTAGCTACTGACTAGATCAATCCAGCAAAAGTACTCAATGTTTTGACGTTTGTACGCGTCATGGACCCAAATTTTTTTCTCGGGGAAAGTGCCCAAACttagtaaaacagtaattttgtcCATCTCCGTCAGCTACACTCCGTTCTCCCTGCTGACTGGACCAAATTTtcatcaaaactcaaaagcaGCCCAATCACCCCATATTGTTGGATGGAATTAATGTTTTACTAAGTTTGAGTACTTTCTCCgcgaaattaaaaaaaattaggtctATGGCGCATACAAACGCCAAACATTAGGTACTTTTACCGCATTTACCCCAGCACCTAACAGAGTGTTTGGATAGAATTATTGTCTTCCTAAGTTTGGGTACTttcctcacaaaaaaaaaattgggtccaTGTCGTATACAAACGCCAAACATTGGGTATTTTTGCCGCATTTACCCCTAATAAATTATGTTTAGTCTAAACTGGTATGCCATACCCATTCTATGAATTTAAGGAGCAAGGTAGTTTCAAATGGTAGAATAACAGTGAAGCTGCACTTCCTATCCCAGTTTAAAGAATAGAGACTTGttgaaaagaaatatataaaCTGAGGCATCCAACGACCATATAATGCAGGTGAAGAAACAAATGAAGAAAAGGCTAGGAAATTATATACCATCTCAGTAATTCGCTTAAGCTGCTCTTCATATGCTAGCTGCATCTGCTCCTTCAAGTCTGATATTTCTCGTTTAGAATACCCCTTTAAGGAGTTAACCTCTTCTTGTTGATCGCGAAGTTTCATAGCACCTTGCTGTCAATTAAACATCAGGaaattttaatgaaataattaacaGATATCTTCGTTCTCAAAAAGATAATGCTAACCATTCAATTACCTTAACTTCAGTAAATATCTCATCTGTGTATGGTTGCCCACCATTCTGTGCTATGACGTTGTTTACAAGGGAGAGAAGATGCTGAACTTGACCAGCCTTCTTTCTTTCATCCTTAGTCTTGTTATCAAAAAGCACCAGGCGATTTGCACACAGGCTAAGGATGTCCTAtgtcatataattatttaaaagatCAATATATGTTGGACTTAACATGCAAacatagaataaaaggaagaagtaAGCAAGGCATCGTGGGGGAACAAGTTTATTCGTGGCTGACCTTTAAGGGCTCAGGACATTCACGACCTAAGTAATCTTCTAGAGTTTCATCATTTTCTTCAAGTTCGTCTCCTCCAGTAAAGACAACAATCATGTAATCAACTATTTTGCTACCAAACAAAGTTTGCAAGCTACGAAGCGCAGCTTGCTCTTCTTGTGAAAAGCGGGTCCTAACAGAGAAAACTACAAGCACAGCATGGATCCCATCCTTGGCCATGTTTATACATTTCACAATCTCTTTGCCAACAAAGTCAGATTCAACTGAAAAATCAAAAAGCCCTGCAACAGAAAGACATAGTCAGTTTGTAAGAATATCAATAAGTTCTTAGACACAAACAATAAAATGCCTACCAAAACTTTTAAAAGTCTTAAAATCTTAATATACCAGGAGTGTCAATGACATTAATAACTTGGCCATCTCTCAACACAGTTCTCTGCAACTCACAAGTGCTTGTAATACCAGAGGAACTCGCCCTCGATTTGAAGGCCTTTTTTCCAAGAATGCTATTACCAGTTGCACTTTTTCCATTCCCTGTTCTTCCAACTAACACAACAGTTCGAACCACGTTGGACAGGGAAGCAAGCTCCCAGTCATCATCAATGGCACTTCCACCCATCAATACACAATCAGATCACCTATCTGTTCTAGTTATATGTAAGTAGGACGCATTAAGGAGAAAAAAAATAGTTAATGTCCACAAATTAAGTTATAGAAATACAAAAAATATAGTTTACATTCCAACAATCATCTGAATTTCTCATAGCATCTATATATTATAAGGGAAAGGATACATATTTTCAATAACGGAGCTAGGGGGACTGGGAATGGCCATGCCCCCTAACTTTTTATTTCTATATCTCTGTACAATCTAACCCAGGAAaaattatacatttatatattttatatatatattagtataattattattaaaaatatttttcccCCTCTACCTTTTAGTCCTGGCTGCATATTTTAGAACTTATCACACCCTTAAAAAAAACGCAGGTGAATTCAGCCAACAATAGAATTATATGGAGAGAATCAGTAGTATTTGGGGGTGAAAAAACTAATCATTACAAACAAAGAATAAAAATCTAGATTGATTCCGAATTGATTATCATTCTCTTGTAATGgataaacccaaaaaaaaaaaaaatcactcacACACAAATCAACGATGACAGTACAATCACTAAGCTAGTAGTGGTTTCCTCCACCGTTCAAATTGAGTAAAGTCACTCGGGTCAACAGGGCACGATCAACTGAACCAAAAAAAAAGCCTAATTTTTCTATCCATATTCATTTTGAATTTCTCGGCAACCAAACAAcacataaaaatatctaaatatAAATTCGACGGCGGATTCAGTGATCATACGATTGAAAACACGATTGTTATCccccaaaaataaaattataagaaTTAAGATGAAGAGATTACTTACTTGAAAGGATAAGAGC from the Humulus lupulus chromosome X, drHumLupu1.1, whole genome shotgun sequence genome contains:
- the LOC133807341 gene encoding immune-associated nucleotide-binding protein 9; its protein translation is MGGSAIDDDWELASLSNVVRTVVLVGRTGNGKSATGNSILGKKAFKSRASSSGITSTCELQRTVLRDGQVINVIDTPGLFDFSVESDFVGKEIVKCINMAKDGIHAVLVVFSVRTRFSQEEQAALRSLQTLFGSKIVDYMIVVFTGGDELEENDETLEDYLGRECPEPLKDILSLCANRLVLFDNKTKDERKKAGQVQHLLSLVNNVIAQNGGQPYTDEIFTEVKQGAMKLRDQQEEVNSLKGYSKREISDLKEQMQLAYEEQLKRITEMVESRLKETTTRLEQQLYEEHAARLRAEEFAQQAQKSSNEEIRKLREHLELAQEELRKRGESKCAIL